Genomic segment of Bacteroides intestinalis DSM 17393:
GTATGCCGTCTTCCCCCAGGTTAACAGTGATTTGCCGGGGTAGTGTATCTTTCTGCTGTGCGGTTCCTTGTTGCATCAGCATGGCAAGCCACTGGTTATCAGTGATATTGAAGTATGTGTATAGCAGATCATCTTTATAGATTGTGGCAAGGGTGACAGGCTGCAGACTTCCCCCTACATAACTGCCCGCATCGACTTGATTCCGGCTGACAGTTCCGTCAAACGGTGCCCGGACTGTGCAGTAACCCAGATTCGTGCGTGCTGTATTCAGCGCGGCTTCGGCATTGCTGACTGCCGCTTGCGAAGTGGCGACATTCGATTTCGACTGTAACACCTGTATCTGGCTTACAGCATCGCTTTTCACAGCTTCCAGCATACGGGCATAGTTGTTCCGGGCATATTCCAGATTGGCTCGGGCGGTGTTTAGTTCCGCTTCCGTCTGTTTTACATTGTCCTGGTAAATAGTGGGTTCGATGACGAACAGCACCTGCCCTTTCCGAACTCTGCTTCCTGGAGCATAGGCGATGGTTTGCAGGGTTCCGTTCACCCGTGCTACCAGGTCGACGGTCTTTTCCGAACTCAGATAACCCGGATACTCTTTAGTCAGTGTGATGTCTTTCACCACCGGACGGGCTACGCTTATCTCCGGAACGGGCATCGCTCCGCGCGCTGCTTCTCTTTTGTCCCCACATCCCGCCAGCAACGGAATCAGCGTGAGGATGATGTACATTTCATTTTTCATATATGGTTATGGTTTAGGAATTATTACTCAGTTCTCTTTATATCCTCCTCCCAGTGCCTGGTACAATGACACCAGATACAGCAGTGAACTACCCTCCGCCTGCGTCAACTGGTTTTCGTACGTCAGTAGCGAACGGAGTGCATCCAGTACATTCTGAAAAGGACTAAGTCCCTGTTTATAAAGCTCCAGAGAGAGTTTCAGTGTCTCTTGCCCCTGATTTCGTACTTCCCGGAGGGCGACAATCTGCTTGATGGAATTCCGGTAATTATTCATTGCATTGTCCGTTTCCTGTACAGCGGTAAGCACGGTTTCGTTGAAGTTATGCACTGCTTCGTCCAGTTGCGCACGTGCCTGTTTGGTGGCATTCACCAGCTTTGTTCCGCTGAACAGTGTCCAACTGAGGGTTGGGGCAATTTCAAACGTCATGCTTTTCCGCCGGGTCAGGTCTTTCAGATCCCGGGCGGCATATCCTACAGATCCTTTCAGGAAAACTTGTGGCAGCCAGTCGCTTTTGCTGGCTCCCAATAGTGCGGCTTGTGCATTAACCAGTCTTTCGGCCTGTCGCACATCCGGACGGCGGAGTAATAAATCGGCAGGTAATCCTATTCCAATGGGTTCCATGTAGTCGGGCAATTTCCCGATTCTTTCCAATGTGGGGCGTATCTCCTGCGGATAAGTTCCCAGCAGAATAGCCAGCGAGTTG
This window contains:
- a CDS encoding efflux RND transporter periplasmic adaptor subunit, producing the protein MKNEMYIILTLIPLLAGCGDKREAARGAMPVPEISVARPVVKDITLTKEYPGYLSSEKTVDLVARVNGTLQTIAYAPGSRVRKGQVLFVIEPTIYQDNVKQTEAELNTARANLEYARNNYARMLEAVKSDAVSQIQVLQSKSNVATSQAAVSNAEAALNTARTNLGYCTVRAPFDGTVSRNQVDAGSYVGGSLQPVTLATIYKDDLLYTYFNITDNQWLAMLMQQGTAQQKDTLPRQITVNLGEDGIQPYPATLDYFAPNVDLSTGTLNLRARLDNPKGLLKSGLYVSITLPYGKESQAILIPDASIGTDQLGKYVYVVNDSDRVRYRHIEVGQLIDDTLRQITGGLSPQERYVTRALMKVREGMKVKPTSK